Proteins co-encoded in one Ruegeria sp. YS9 genomic window:
- a CDS encoding peroxiredoxin produces the protein MPDVSDIAPDFTLPRDGGGEVTLSALRGSTVVLFFYPRDDTPGCTKESIGFSEQLQAFADAGAQVFGISRDSVAKHDKFVAKHGLTTPLLSDENATVCEDYGVWVEKNMYGRKSMGIERSTFIIDPEGKIARVWRKVKVPGHVDEVLEAVRAL, from the coding sequence ATGCCCGACGTTTCAGACATCGCCCCTGACTTCACTTTGCCGCGCGACGGCGGCGGCGAGGTGACGCTTTCGGCGTTGCGCGGTAGCACCGTGGTTCTGTTCTTCTACCCCCGTGATGATACGCCGGGCTGCACCAAGGAATCCATCGGTTTCTCGGAACAACTTCAGGCCTTTGCGGATGCGGGTGCTCAAGTTTTCGGCATCTCGCGCGACAGCGTCGCCAAACATGACAAATTCGTCGCCAAGCATGGGCTGACAACACCGCTGTTGTCGGATGAGAACGCGACCGTCTGCGAGGATTACGGTGTGTGGGTCGAAAAGAACATGTACGGGCGCAAGTCGATGGGGATCGAGCGTTCCACCTTCATCATCGACCCGGAAGGCAAAATTGCCCGCGTTTGGCGCAAGGTCAAGGTTCCCGGTCACGTGGACGAGGTGCTGGAGGCCGTGCGGGCGCTGTAA
- a CDS encoding ferritin-like domain-containing protein has product MATEVLATAEGREKTALSKQHAAAWFASRKGDAPPIEIGTASPPLRPARPDRPELLSPREVPKRKPGTEAGRIALLHAVAHIELNAVDLHWDIIARFGHVPMPIGFYDDWVKCAEEESRHFEMVCDCLEQMGSHYGALPAHAGMWRAAEDTADDLMGRLAVVPMVLEARGLDVTPGMIEIFRKARAEQAIAALEVIYAEEVGHVAYGSKWFHFLCGRENADPKDVFHTLVRRYFHGVLKPPFNEEKRAEAGLPPDFYWPLTEDLPAPGEITN; this is encoded by the coding sequence ATGGCGACCGAAGTTCTTGCAACGGCGGAAGGTCGGGAAAAGACCGCCCTGTCCAAACAGCACGCCGCCGCGTGGTTTGCGTCGCGCAAGGGCGACGCACCGCCGATCGAGATCGGAACCGCGTCACCGCCGCTGCGACCCGCGCGCCCGGACCGGCCCGAACTCCTGTCTCCGCGCGAGGTGCCAAAGCGGAAGCCGGGCACCGAAGCGGGTCGCATCGCCCTGTTGCATGCCGTCGCGCATATCGAACTGAACGCCGTCGATCTGCATTGGGACATCATCGCCCGCTTTGGCCATGTGCCGATGCCGATCGGGTTTTATGACGATTGGGTGAAATGCGCCGAAGAGGAATCGCGCCATTTCGAGATGGTCTGCGATTGCCTTGAACAGATGGGCAGCCACTATGGTGCCTTGCCGGCCCATGCCGGAATGTGGCGTGCGGCCGAGGACACCGCAGACGACCTGATGGGACGGCTGGCGGTCGTGCCGATGGTGCTTGAAGCGCGCGGTCTGGACGTGACCCCCGGCATGATCGAGATCTTTCGCAAGGCCAGGGCCGAGCAGGCCATTGCCGCACTTGAGGTGATCTATGCCGAAGAAGTCGGCCATGTCGCCTATGGGTCCAAGTGGTTCCATTTCCTGTGCGGCCGGGAAAACGCCGACCCGAAGGATGTGTTTCACACTCTGGTGCGCCGGTATTTCCACGGCGTCCTGAAACCACCCTTCAACGAGGAAAAGCGGGCAGAGGCCGGGTTGCCACCGGACTTTTACTGGCCGCTGACCGAAGACCTGCCCGCGCCCGGCGAAATCACAAACTGA